In the genome of Longimicrobium sp., the window CGGCCGCGGCGCTGTGGGGCCCCTTCCCGCGTGAGGCGCTGGAGCAGTCAGGCCCGGACGCGTTCCTGCACGCGCAGGCCGACGTACTGGCGATGCTGGACTGAGCGGGTGCGCGCCGGCCTGGCCGTCCGCGCGGAATGGCCGTCGTCGTAGATTCGGATCGGGGGTCGCCGGTCGGAGATTGGCGGCGGCGGACGCGCTGAACGAGCGCTACTTGAAACGGTAGGTGATGCGGCCGCGGCTCAGGTCGTAGGGCGACAGCTCCACCGTCACCCGGTCGCCACCCAGGATGCGGATGTAGTTCTTTCGCATGCGGCCCGAGATGTAGCACAGCAACTGGTGGCCGTTCTCCAGCTTCACCCGGAAGTGGGTGTCCGGAAGCACGTCGGTCACGACGCCCGGCATCTCGATGACGTCCTTCGCCACGGGATCGGTCTCCTGTCAGGATCCATGGATTTGGGGGGATTCGGCCGGGACCGGCCAGGGGCAAAAATATAGGCGCCGCGCCGAAATCCGAAAGGTTTTCGTTTCGCGATCCATTCGTTTGCGGACGCACCACACCGTATCCGCCGCAGGTGGTTTTGCGCGCCCCCTGCCGGGGCAGTATCTTGCGCGCCTTTCTCCATCCCGGGCCGGCGCCGGCCCATCCTGCAACCTCTGGAGTGCCTGCAAATGCGGATGCTGGTGCTGGGGGCGGGCCTTCAGGGCTCTGCCTGTGCCTACGACCTCCTTGCCCACACGGAGCACGACGTCGTTCTTGCCGACCTGAACGTCGACAACCTCCCCGCGTTTCTGCAGCCGTACATCGGCGGGCGGCTGACGCCTGTTGCAGTTGACGCCAACGACCGCACAGGAATTCGCCGGGTGATGGAGGGGGTGTCGGCCACCATGAGCGCCTTCCCCTACTACTTCAACCTGGGGATGAGCGTGGCGGCGGTGGAGGCGGGCTCGCACTTCTGCGACCTGGGCGGCAACACCGACATCGTGCTCGAGCAGAAGCAGGTGACCCCCCGCGCGGCCGCGGCGGGGGTGAGCGTGATCCCCGACTGCGGGCTGGCGCCGGGGATGGTGAACATCCTGGCCGAGCACGGCATCCGGCAGCTGGACGTGGTGCGCAAGGTCACCATCAAGGTGGGCGGCCTGCCGCAGAAGCCGCAGCGGCCGCTGAACTACCAGGTGGTGTACAGCCTGGAGGGTGTGCTGGACTACTACACCACGCTTTCGTGGGTCGTCCGCGACGGCAAGCAGATGCAGGTGAAGGCGCTGTCGGAGATCGAGGAGCTCGAGTTTCCCGGTGCCGGCACGCTGGAGGCCTTCCACACGGCGGGCGGCCTGTCGACGATGGCGCAGCGGTACGAGGGGATGATCCCCACGATGGAGTACAAGACGCTGCGCTACCCCGGCCACGCGAAGATGATGGAGGCCATGCGCGACATCGGCCTGTTCGGGCTGGATCCGGTGAACGTGAAGGGGGTGCCGGTGGTGCCGCGCGACCTGTTCATCGCCACGGTGGGGCCCACGCTGCGCAAGGACTACCGGGAAAGCCCGGACCTGGTGGCGCTCCGGGTAGAGGTGGAGGGCACCGACAAGGGCGACGACGTGCTGCTTCGCTTCGACCTGCTGGACCGGTACGACGCCGACACCGGCATCACGGCCATGATGCGCACCACGGGCTACTCGCTGGCCATCACCGGCGCCCTGCAGGCCGCGGGCAAGATCAAGCCGGGCGTATGGACCCCCGACGAAGCGATGCCGGCGCGCGAGTACATCGCGGCGTTGGCGGAGCGCGGCGTGGTGATCCAGGAGAGCCGCGTCGTCCGGTAGACGGCGAGTGCGTAAGTGCGAAGAGGGCCCGGCGAATCGCCGGGCCCTCTTCGCGTCCACGGACATCTGTCCTCCAGAGGTCGCGCCCTGACCCGCGAAGCCGAGCGGGGCGACTTCTGCAGTGGTTCAGCAGGTGTGGCGCGTGCGACGGGCGCCCCCCATCCCCAGCCCTTCCCCCGCAAACTGCGCGGGGGAAGGGAGCCAGCCCGGCGCATCACCTCAACACCTTTCGCAGCGCCAAACCCTGTCATCCTGAGCCCCAAGCGCACCGTACCAGCCCACACACCCTACCTCGCGGGGCAAAGGATCTAGCTGCGGACGCCTTGGAACTTGGGCGCGGCAGCGGGCAACCGTGCAGAGGCCGCGACGACCGAGGGGTTCGACGGGGTCCGGCGCATTCGCCGGCTGCCCTCTCCCCCGGCCCCTCTCCCGCAAGCGGGAGAGGGGCGAATTCGATCCCGCTTCGGCGGTAGTGGCGCACAGCGCTGGGTCATCAGATCCGGAACGCCACGGTACGTGCATGGCTAGCGCGCCTTTCACACTGTGGCGACGCGGGGCTGCGGGAACTTTGATTGATGTCGTACGTAGTATGCGACACGGGTGGGGAGAAAACACGCATCACTTCTCGCATTTCTTCGTTCCTGCGCGCGACACTATCCTTGCCCTGAGTCCTTTCGGAGGTAATCTTCATGAGCCTTGAGGACGTTCGCGAGCCCGGCAGGACGGCACGGGTGATCGTGCGTGATTTTCAGCCGGAGCGCGGAGTAGCGGTCCTCGAATTCAATCGCAAGCGGGTGCGGTACACTCGGGACAAAACCGCAGAACAGGTGATTGCGATGGCTGACTACCTGCGGGCGCGCCGCGGCTTTTCCACCGACCAGGAGATGGCGCAACTGCTTGGCGTCCATCGGTCGCGGCTGATCGCCTGGAAACAGGGCGCCGACGTGCCGAATCCGCAGAACCGCCAGCTGCTGTCGCACCTCGCGGTCGTCGTCCAGGAACTCGCGGAGTTCCTGGACCCGGACGTCATCCCCGACTGGCTGATGACCGAGCAGCACACGCTGGCCGGGCGCACTCCCGTCCAGGCGCTGCGAGAGGGGTCGCTGGCCGACGTGCTTCAGGCCGTCAATGCAACGGAACACGGCGCCTTTGTCTGATGGCTGGGCGTTCTTCGCGTCCACGGGGTCTGTCATCCAGAGGCCCAGGCGCCCCAGACCTACCCGTAGCACACCCGTGCGGGCCGAAGGATCTTGCTAGCGTCACGTAAAAACCTGGGCGCGGCAGCGGCGACGGAATCGTGGGTCTCGGGTTCCGGAGCAGGCGACGCGGGGGCGGCTCTGGATGCGCTTCGATCAGTCCGGCGCAGTCCCCGGCTGCCCTCTTCCCCCGCCCCTCTCCCGCAAGCGGGAGAGGGGCGAATTCGATCGCGCTTCGAATAGGTCCGGCGCGCGCCGGGATTCGGAAGATCCATCTGCTCCCTCGGTGGGGACCATCCCATCGTAGGCGGGTTCGCCCGGCCCCGGCCCCGGTGGTATACTCCGTGACGGAGCAGGCCGGCGATTCCATGGCCTGAGCATCCCCCGGAGCCCATCTCCCAAGCGAATGCCCGATCCCGCCGGCGCACCCGAGCCCGAGAACGTCTACCACAAGGGGTACTTCCCCCGCGTCCGCGAGAAGCTGGCGCGGACGGTGGATGCCGTGCGGCTTCTGGTCACGCATCCCGCCCGGGTGCCGTCCGCGGCAGGGGCGTGGCTGGGCGAGCAGCTGGAGAGGGATGCGCTCTTCTTTCAGGCGTGGCTGTTCGGTGGATGGGCGGTCATCAAGGCCGGCTTTCGCGCGGGTGGGCGCGGGCTGCGGCATCCCGTGCACCGGCGGTGGATCCTGGGCCTGATCGCCCTTATCGCCCTCCTTCCCGGCTTCACCTGGCAGCGGTGCGGCTTCCGCGGCTGCCCCGACGTCGGCAAGCTGGCTGCGCTGCAGCCCGGCGGCGCCGCGCGGGTGTACGACGCCCGCGGCCAGCTGCTGGCCGAGCTGGCGCCCACGCGCTGGGCGGTGGTGCCGCTGGCCGACCTTCCGCCCTACGTGGCGCAGGCGTTCGTCGCTGTCGAAGACCAGAACTTCTACGAGCACCACGGCGTGCACTGGCCGCGGTTCATCGCGCAGTCCGTCAAGAACCTGATCCCCGGCGGGCGAAGCCAGGGCGCCAGCACCATCAGCATGCAGGTGGCGCGGAACGTGTTTCCCGACCGCCTTCCCGCCGCCGACCGCAGCGTCAAGCGCAAGGTCCTGGAAATCCGCGTCGCGAAAGAGATCGAGCAGCGCTACAGCAAGGCGCAGATCCTTCAGACGTACCTGAACAACATCTACTTCGGCGAGGGCGTCTACGGCATCGAGTCCGCCGCGCGCATCTACTTCGGCAAGCACGCGTCGCAGCTCAAGATGTCGGAGGCGGCGCTGCTGGCCGGGCTGCCCAAGGCGCCCACCCACTACAGCCCGCGGCGCAACATGGCCCGCTCCGTCCAGCGCCGGAACCTGGTGCTGTCGCTGATGGCCGCGCAGGGCCGCATCACCGCCGGCCAGGCGCGCGCCTCCAAGGATGCGGAGGTGCGGCTGGCGCGGCTGCGGCCCGAGGCGCGGCTCCGCACGCGCTTTCCCTACTTCGTGGAGCATGCGCGGCGGATGCTGGAGGCGGAGCTGGGGCTGGCGCTGTACGCGGGCGGCCTGCGCATTCACACCACGCTGGATCCGCGCATCCAGCGTGCGGCGGAGCAGAACGTGGAGGCGCAGGTGCGGGCGATCGAGAACGGACGCTTCGGGCGATTCACCGGCCCGCGGAGGGCGGCGTACCGCGACTCCACCGAGACGCCGTACCTGCAGGGCGCGGCGATGGTGATGAGCGCCCGGACGGGCGACGTGCTGGCCCTGGTCGGCGGGCGCTCGTACGACGAGTCGGCGTTCGACCGGATGACGCAGGGGCTGCGGCAGCCGGGATCGGCGTTCAAGCCGTTCGTCTACGCCGCCGCCGTCGCCGAGGGCGTCACCCCGACGGACCGGGTGGTGGACGACACCGTGCGCCGCGAGCTGCCGGGCGGCGAGGTATGGACGCCGCGCAATTTCGACGGCCGCTACCGGGGCGCGGTGACCGTCCGCACCTCGCTGCGTCAGTCCATCAACACCATCGCCGTCAAGCTGGCGGAGCAGGCGGGGCTGGACGACGTGGAGCAGGTGGCCCGGCGCGCCGGCATCACCCGCGACATCCCGCCGCTCCCCTCGATCGCGATCGGCGCCACGGCGGTCCGGCCGATGGAGCTGGTTCGCGCCTACACGCCGTTCGCCACGCTGGGCGACCGCGTGGAGCCGCGCTTCGTCACGCGCGTGGAAGACCGCGACGGCAAGGTGGTCTGGCGCGCGCGGGTCAAGCGGCGGCGGGTGATGGACCGCGGCGTCGCCTTCGTGGTGACCACCATGCTGCGCGGCGCCATCGACCGGGGAACGGGGACCGCCGCCCGCGCCGCGCTGGGCGCCGGCATCCCGGCCGCGGGAAAGACGGGGACGACGAACGACGCCACCGACGCCTGGTTCGTGGGATTCACCCCCGACCTCGTCGCCGCCGTGTGGTTCGGGTTCGACCGGCCGCGCACCATCATCCGCCAGGGATCGGGCGGCACGCTGGCCGCGCCGGTATGGGGACGCATCATGCGCGTGGCGCAGCCCGGGACACCGGAGCCGTGGAAGGCCCCGGGTGGCGTCGTCCGGCGCACCGTGGCCGTGTCGGGCGACCGGGTGATCGCCCCCGGGTGCCGGGCGCGGGGCCCCACGTACGAGGAGTTCTTCCTGCGCAGGCACGTGCCCGCCGGCATCTGCCCGCGGGGGCGGCGGCGCGAGGACGCGGGATGGTGGGAGCGCGTAGGCGAGTCCGTCCGCACCTCCGCGGGCGAGTGGGCGCGCGAGGCGTGGGACGACGTTCGCGCCCGTGCCCGCCGCGCCGTCGGCGCCGAGGACGAGGTCGATCGCGACGCAGGCACGCGGCCGCCCACCCGGGAGGACGCGCCCCGCCCCGAGCCGGTGGAGGCCCCCGCCGCGCCGCTCCCCGACCCGGCTCCGGCGCCGGAGGACGAGCCGCGCGACACGATCCGCATCGAGGACATCGCCCCGTCCGCACCCAGGGACACGCTGTTCATCCCGGACCCTGCGGAGGAGGCGCCGCCTGCGCCTCCCGTCGCCGTTCCGCCTGCGGATTCCATCGGTGGGGCAGCGCCTTCCCCGCCGCGGGACGTGGCACGGTGAATGCTTCCGCTTCCTTCGCTTGCGGTGCCCGTCCGTCCAGGGCCGGCGCCACGGCGGGGCGCGGCCACCGCGTTGCCCCTCCGTCCCGCGCGCGTAGATTCACGCGCGGGCGAGAAATATCCGAAAAAGCAGGTCAGGGCCGCCGCGCACGCTTCCAGGCACGCGGCGCGCCGACGCGTGTGCACCGTCCATCCGACACTTGATGTCCGTTTTTCCGCCGTTCGCGCTCCTGCGCCGTCCGCACGCCTGGCTGCGGACGGCCATCGTCCTGTGCGCGCTGCTCGGGGCCGCCGCGTGCGCCGCCAACCAGGCGGCGACGGGGCCGCTGCCGCAGTTCGCGCAGTACGAGGGCGAGGACGTGCGCTCGGTGAAGTTCGAGGGCGAGCTGGTGGTGCCGGAGGATTCGCTGCGCAGCGTGATCACCACGCGCGTGTCGCGGTGCAGTGCGCTGGGCGTTCTTCCCTTCTGCATCGGCAGCTTCGGCAAGGACGACTACCACCTGGACCTGGCCGTCCTGAGCCGCGACGTGGCCCGCATTCAGCTGGTGCACCGCGACTTCGGCTACTACGGCACCCGCGTGGTGCCCGTGGTGGACGAGGCGCCGGAAGACGGCGTGAACGTCACCTTTCGCGTGGAGGCGGGCGACCTGGTGACCCTCACCGGGCTGGCCGTCACCGGCATCGACCACGTCGACGGGGTCGACGCGCTCTCCGGACGGCTGCCGCTGAAGGAGGGAGAGCCCTTCCGCCGCAACGACTTTCTGGCCTCCGTCGACACCGTTCGCAACTGGCTGCTGAACCGGGGCTACGCGTACGCCCAGGTGCTGCGCAACTACGAGATCGACACCATCGCCGACGTGGCCCGGGTGGAGCTGGCCGCCGCGCCGGGGCCGGTGGTGACGGTGGACAGCATTCACATCGTGGGCCTGTACCGGCTGGACCCCGGCACCGTGCGGCAGCAGTTGGCCATCCGCCGGGGGGCGCGCCTGCGCGGGGCAGACCTGGCGCGCAGCCAGCGGAGCCTGTTCGACCTGGAGCTGGTGAGCTTCGCCGCGGTGGAGGTGGCGCCCGAGCGGCTGCAGGTGACGCCCGACAGCATGGAGCTGGACGCCGACAGCATCGGCAGCACCGTGCTGGTGCGCGTGGTGGAGGCGCCCCGCTACGCCGCCGACATCGCCCTGGGCTACGGCACCCTCGACTGCCTGCGGGCGCAGGGCCGCAACCTTGACCGCAACTTCCTGGGCGGCGCGCGGCGGCTGGAGGTGAACGGGCTGATCGCCAAGGTGGGCGTCGCCGACCCGGTGAACGGGCTGGAGCGCTCGCTGTGCCCGGCCTTCGATCCCGAAAAGCGCACCACCGACACCGACTCGCTGATCGCGGATGCGCTGAACTACCGGCTGGCCGCCAACTTCCTTCAGCCGCGGCTGCTTGCCACGCAGACCAGCCTGGTGGCGGGGCTGTTCACCGAGCAGGTGTCGGAGCTGGACCTGTACGTCCGCAGCGCCACCGGCGCGGAGGTGGGCGTGGTGCGGCAGGTGCTTCCGCAGACGCTGGCCTCGCTGACGCTGGACGTGCAGCGCGGGCGCACCCAGGCCAGCGACTACTTCTTCTGCATCGCCTTCGAGGTCTGCGAGCGCGAAGACATCCAGGCGGTGCAGCGAAGCCGGTGGAGCAACTCGGTGCAGCTGGGGCTGACGCAGAACCGGGTGCGGCTGGACCCGTTCGCCTCGGGCGGGCACCAGTTCCGCACCACGATGGATTTCGCCTCGCCCCTGCTGGGCTCCGAAGACGAGTACCTGCGGCTGATGGCCGACGGCATCATCCACCGCGAGCTTCGCGAGGACGTGGTGCTTTCGCTGCGGCTGATGGGCGGCACCTTCTTCACCGGCCTGCTGAACGACGAAACGGGGTACATTCCCCCCGAGCAGCGGTTCTACGGCGGCGGCCCCACGGGGGTGCGCGGCTTCCGCTTCAACGAGCTGGGGCCGACGGTTTACGTGGCCCGCCCCCAGCGTCGGGGCGACGAGGGCTTCGAGGTCGACACCGTGCGCTCGTCCACCGGGGGCACGCGCACGCTGCTGGCCACCACCGAGGTCAGCTTTCCCATCCCCATCTTCACCCGCTTCAACGTGCGCGGCGCCGCCTTCCTGGACGCCGGGCAGGTGTGGGACACGCGCGACACGCTGATCTCGCGGCCGGGCATCCGCATCACCCCCGGCGTGGGCGGGCGCTTCGCCACGCCGGTGGGGCCGTTCCGCCTGGACGTGGCCTACAACCCGTACCAGCCGGAGCCCGGCCCGCTGTACGGCATCACCGAAAGCGGCGACCTGATCGAGATGCCCCTGCTGCGCGAGTTCCGGCGGCGGCGCGAGGGGAGCTGGCTGAACCGGCTGGTGCTGCAGGTTTCGCTGGGGAACGCCCTGTGACCACCCCCCACCGCCCCCACCGCCGCCGCCGCCGGCTGGGCCGCGTAGCCCTGCTGCTGCTGGGCACGCTGGCCGGCTTCGCCGTGACCGCGGCGGCCATCTGGTGGTACGTCGGGCGGCAGCGGACGCGCGTGGTCGAGGAGCAGGTGCGCGTGCGCCTGGGCCTTCCCGAGGAGGCGTTCGAGCTGGAAGAGGTGGAGGACGACGGCTCCCTGCGCATCCTCCTGCGCCAGGTGGTGTTCCTGGACCAGGCGGGCGACACCGTCATCACCGCGCCCGTCGCCCGGGGACGGCTGATCGCCGGCACCATGCAGGCCCAGGACGGGCCCATCGTGGTGGACCAGGTAGCCATCGACCGGCCGTACATGCGCCTGCTGCAGCGCGCGAACGGCGAGTGGAACTACACCGACATCATGAAGGTGGAGGTGGGCGGCAAGGAGGTGGCCGTCCCCGGGCAGGACCAGGAGAAGGCCCGCGTCCTTCACTTCCGCGGCCTGCGCATCACCGACGGCCGCGCTCGCATCGCGCGGCCGTACGTGGCCCCCGCCACCACGCCCAACGCGCGCTTCGCCTCGCTCAAGCAGCCAGAGCGCACACGCATCGGCGGGCGGCCGTACACCATCCACTGGCTGACGGACCTCGACGCCACGCTCCCCCTGGTGCGCGTGGGCGGGGGCGGCGGCTGGCGGACGGAGATCTCATCGTTCACCGCCAACGTCCGCAACCCCGACACCCGCATCGTGCAGTTCGCGGGATGGCTGGAATCCGACCCCGACGGGCTGCTGCGCTTCGACATCGATGCCCTGCGCACCCCGCGCTCGTCGTTCGACGGCGAGGGGCGGGTGCGGTTCGCCAAGGGGGGACCCACCTTCGACCTGAACGTCCGCGCCCACCCCCTGGCCTTCGCCGACCTGCAGGGGATGGGCTTTCCGGTGCCCGCCAGCGGGATCGCCGAGTTCGCCCTGGCCGCCCGCTCGCAGGAGCGCGGCCGCACGCTTTGGCGCATGTCCGATGCGCGCGTGGCCGTGCTGGGCTCGCGCGCGTCCGGCGCGCTGACCGTGCTCACGGCCCCGGACGCGGAGCCGGTGTTCACCGATACCCGCATCTCGCTGAACCCGCTGCGCCTGGCGGACCTGGAAACGCTGGGCTACGCCGAGGAGCTGCCCCTGCTGGGCGTGGTGCAGGGCGAGATCAACAGCCTCGATGCCATCGGCGCGGGAACGGGCGGGCCACTGCGGATCAACCTCGCGGCCAACCTGACGCCCCGGAACGCGCCGGACGCCGTCCCCTCCGTGATCGCCGCCACGGGGCTGGTGACCTACGTCCCCGGTGAGGACCCCATCCGCTTCCGCGGGTTGCGGGTAGACGCGGCGCCGCTGCGCTTGGAGCACCTGGCGGCGCTGTCCGACGAGCCGAACGCGCTGCTGCGCGGGGTGATCACCGGCGGCGCCACGGTGTCGGGCTCCATGCAGAACCTGACCATCGAGGGCGGCACCCTGGCCTACGCCGTGGGCGATGCGCCGGAGACGGTGCTGGGCGGGCTTTCGGGACGGGTGCGGATGGGCGAGGTGATGAGCTACGAGCTGCGCGCCCGCGCCCAGCCGCTGGCCCTGGCCACGCTGACGGAGCTGTTCCCCGCCCTTCCCTTCCGCCGCGCCACGCTGGCCGGCCCCATCGCCGTTTCCGGCAGCGGCGACGACGTGCGGTTCGACGTAGACCTGCAGGGCGACGCGGGCGGCATCGCCATAGCCGGCTCGCTGACGCTGGGCCAGCCGATGCGGTTCGACGTGGAGGGCCGCCTGGAGGCGTTCCGCGCGGGCGCCGTGCTGGCCTCGGCCACGCCCATGGAGGGGCCGCTCTCCGGCACCTTCTCCGCGCGGGGCACGACGGAGGATCTGCGCTTCGCCGTGGACATGCGCCAGGCGGCGGGGAGCTTTACCCTGGCCGGGACGATGCGGCGGCCGGGGGGCATCGGCTCGCCCCAGTTCGACGTGGCCGGGCGGGTGGACAACTTCCGCATCGGCGTGCTGATGGGCCGCCCCGGGCTGCTTCCCGGCCCCGTTTCCGGCCCCATCGCCGTTTCGGGCGGGGGGCGGGCGCCGTACCGCTTCGACGTGGACCTGACGGGCACGCAGGGGCAGCTGACCGTGCGCGGCACCTACGCGCCGGGCGACGTGCCCGTCTACGCCGTCACCGGCCGGGTGCGGAACCTGGACGTCAGCGGGCTTCCGGGAATGGCCATGCTCCCCGCGACGCGGCTGACGGGAACGCTGGACGTGGACGGACGGGGACTCACCCCCGAGACCTTCGCCGGGCGCGTCGCCTTCGACGCCGAGCCGGGGTCCACCGTGGGCGGCCTGCCGTTGGAGCGGGGCGTGGCCCGCATCGCCGCCGCGAATGGCGTGCTGACGGTGGAGACACTCTCCCTCGCCGTGCGCGGCGCGCGGGTGGACGCGTCGGGGCAGCTCGGATTGACCTCGCCGACGCGCGAGGTGCTGCGGTTCACGGTGGACGCGCCGAACCTGGGCGTCCTTGCCGCCATCCTGCCGCCGCCGGGGCGCTTCGAGCCCGCGATCGCCGGGTCGCTGCAGGCCACCGGCTTCGTCGCCGGCACCCTCAAGTATCCCGAGGTGGCGGCGAACGCGCGCGGCAGCGGCCTGCGCTGGGAAACGTACAGCGCCAGCCAGCTGGCGGCCGAGGTGCGGCTGGCCCGCGGCGCCACGGTGTGGACGGGGAACGTGGCGCTGAACGCGCAAGGGCTGGGGATCGGGGCCAGCACCTACCAGTCCATCGAGCTGCAGGCCAACCTGTCGCCCGACGCGGCCTCGTTCGGGGTAGACCTGCGCCGCGACGCGCAGACGGACCTCCACGCCTCGGGAACGCTGGAGCTGGACGGGCTTTCCGTTACCGGCGTGGTGCTGCGCGACATGAACCTGCGCCTGCGCGACGTGCAGTGGTCGCTGGCGGTTCCGCAGGCGCGCCTGGCGCTGGTGAACGGCGGCTACCTGGTGGAGAACCTGCGGCTGGAGCGCACCGGCGCGGCGACGGGCTTCATCGAGGCCAACGGCGTGCTTCCCACGTCGGGGCAGGCCAACCTGGTGGTGCGCGGCGAAGGCATCGACATGGCCGAGCTGCGGCAGATCGTCCCCACGCTTCCCGAGGTGGCCGGCACCCTGGCGCTGAACGCCTCCATCGTGGGCCCGGTGGAGAACCCGCGCCTGCTGCTGGACGCCATGGTCGAGGGGCTCACCTACGGCGGGCTGCGGACGGACACGCTGGCCGTCACCGGCGAGTACGCGGGCCGGTCCATGCGGCTGGACGCCACCGTGCGGCTGGCGGGGCGCACCATCCTGGACGCCGACGCCACCCTGCCGATGACGCTGACCCTGGGCGGGCTGGTTCCCGGCTTCGAGCTGCTTCGCGACGACCCGCTGGCGGCGACGATCACGGCCGACTCGCTGCCCATGCAGCTGGTGGCGGCCGCGGTGCCCACCATGCTGAAGGAGGGCCAGGGGCAGGCGAACGCGCGCGTCACGGTGGGCGGCACGCTGAACGACGTGGAGCTGAGCGGCCAGGCCACGCTGGTGAATGCCGCGGTGACGATCGTGCCGCTGGCGGTGCGCTGGGAGCGGATGGCCGCGTCCATCCGCATGGCCGGCGAAACCATCACGGTCGACAGCGCCGTCGCGCACACGGGAAGCGCGGGCGCCGCGCGGATCTCCGGCGTCATCCGGCTGGACGACGCCACCTCGCCCTTCGTGGACCTGGCGGTGGTCGCCAGCAACTTCCAGGTGATCGACAACGACGACGTGGCCCAGCTGCAGACCAACGCCAGCCTGCGCATCGCCGGGCGCTATCCCGGCGCCGAGCTGACGGGGCGGGTGGAGATCGAGGACGGCACCATCTACATTCCCGAGTTCGGCGAGCAGGCCGAAGCCGACATCGTCGACGTTGACGTCGGCGAGCTGGGGGCCGACACCGTGGCGTCGATGGTGGCCAGCGCGGCGGGGATGATGGGCGCGCTGGTGCCGAACAACGTAGAGGTGGTGATCGGCGAGTCGGTGTGGCTGCAGAACCCGCAGACGCGCATCCAGATCACCGGCAACCTGCAGGTGTACGCGGCCGCCGACCTGCCGCGCATCTACGGCGACCTGCAGACGCGGCGGGGCACGTACACGCTGCAGATTGGGCCCATCGAGCGCGAGTTCGAGATCGTGGAAGGAACGGTGCAGTTTTCCGGCACCCCCGAGCTGAACCCGCGGCTGGACATCACGGCCAGCCACGAGGTGCGGGGGGGCGAGCC includes:
- the infA gene encoding translation initiation factor IF-1, encoding MPGVVTDVLPDTHFRVKLENGHQLLCYISGRMRKNYIRILGGDRVTVELSPYDLSRGRITYRFK
- a CDS encoding PBP1A family penicillin-binding protein, encoding MPDPAGAPEPENVYHKGYFPRVREKLARTVDAVRLLVTHPARVPSAAGAWLGEQLERDALFFQAWLFGGWAVIKAGFRAGGRGLRHPVHRRWILGLIALIALLPGFTWQRCGFRGCPDVGKLAALQPGGAARVYDARGQLLAELAPTRWAVVPLADLPPYVAQAFVAVEDQNFYEHHGVHWPRFIAQSVKNLIPGGRSQGASTISMQVARNVFPDRLPAADRSVKRKVLEIRVAKEIEQRYSKAQILQTYLNNIYFGEGVYGIESAARIYFGKHASQLKMSEAALLAGLPKAPTHYSPRRNMARSVQRRNLVLSLMAAQGRITAGQARASKDAEVRLARLRPEARLRTRFPYFVEHARRMLEAELGLALYAGGLRIHTTLDPRIQRAAEQNVEAQVRAIENGRFGRFTGPRRAAYRDSTETPYLQGAAMVMSARTGDVLALVGGRSYDESAFDRMTQGLRQPGSAFKPFVYAAAVAEGVTPTDRVVDDTVRRELPGGEVWTPRNFDGRYRGAVTVRTSLRQSINTIAVKLAEQAGLDDVEQVARRAGITRDIPPLPSIAIGATAVRPMELVRAYTPFATLGDRVEPRFVTRVEDRDGKVVWRARVKRRRVMDRGVAFVVTTMLRGAIDRGTGTAARAALGAGIPAAGKTGTTNDATDAWFVGFTPDLVAAVWFGFDRPRTIIRQGSGGTLAAPVWGRIMRVAQPGTPEPWKAPGGVVRRTVAVSGDRVIAPGCRARGPTYEEFFLRRHVPAGICPRGRRREDAGWWERVGESVRTSAGEWAREAWDDVRARARRAVGAEDEVDRDAGTRPPTREDAPRPEPVEAPAAPLPDPAPAPEDEPRDTIRIEDIAPSAPRDTLFIPDPAEEAPPAPPVAVPPADSIGGAAPSPPRDVAR
- a CDS encoding saccharopine dehydrogenase family protein, with protein sequence MRMLVLGAGLQGSACAYDLLAHTEHDVVLADLNVDNLPAFLQPYIGGRLTPVAVDANDRTGIRRVMEGVSATMSAFPYYFNLGMSVAAVEAGSHFCDLGGNTDIVLEQKQVTPRAAAAGVSVIPDCGLAPGMVNILAEHGIRQLDVVRKVTIKVGGLPQKPQRPLNYQVVYSLEGVLDYYTTLSWVVRDGKQMQVKALSEIEELEFPGAGTLEAFHTAGGLSTMAQRYEGMIPTMEYKTLRYPGHAKMMEAMRDIGLFGLDPVNVKGVPVVPRDLFIATVGPTLRKDYRESPDLVALRVEVEGTDKGDDVLLRFDLLDRYDADTGITAMMRTTGYSLAITGALQAAGKIKPGVWTPDEAMPAREYIAALAERGVVIQESRVVR
- a CDS encoding BamA/OMP85 family outer membrane protein encodes the protein MSVFPPFALLRRPHAWLRTAIVLCALLGAAACAANQAATGPLPQFAQYEGEDVRSVKFEGELVVPEDSLRSVITTRVSRCSALGVLPFCIGSFGKDDYHLDLAVLSRDVARIQLVHRDFGYYGTRVVPVVDEAPEDGVNVTFRVEAGDLVTLTGLAVTGIDHVDGVDALSGRLPLKEGEPFRRNDFLASVDTVRNWLLNRGYAYAQVLRNYEIDTIADVARVELAAAPGPVVTVDSIHIVGLYRLDPGTVRQQLAIRRGARLRGADLARSQRSLFDLELVSFAAVEVAPERLQVTPDSMELDADSIGSTVLVRVVEAPRYAADIALGYGTLDCLRAQGRNLDRNFLGGARRLEVNGLIAKVGVADPVNGLERSLCPAFDPEKRTTDTDSLIADALNYRLAANFLQPRLLATQTSLVAGLFTEQVSELDLYVRSATGAEVGVVRQVLPQTLASLTLDVQRGRTQASDYFFCIAFEVCEREDIQAVQRSRWSNSVQLGLTQNRVRLDPFASGGHQFRTTMDFASPLLGSEDEYLRLMADGIIHRELREDVVLSLRLMGGTFFTGLLNDETGYIPPEQRFYGGGPTGVRGFRFNELGPTVYVARPQRRGDEGFEVDTVRSSTGGTRTLLATTEVSFPIPIFTRFNVRGAAFLDAGQVWDTRDTLISRPGIRITPGVGGRFATPVGPFRLDVAYNPYQPEPGPLYGITESGDLIEMPLLREFRRRREGSWLNRLVLQVSLGNAL